A single Chloroflexota bacterium DNA region contains:
- a CDS encoding isoprenylcysteine carboxylmethyltransferase family protein, with translation MRALDYLGALFAAVLAAAEAQSGGVLGALVAVQALLAGVLILVHRKPQAEAPLGVRLLAWGAVLLPLALRTDGRRPLWAVGVSAAGLLLAIWAMASLGAAFGVAPADRGLVVRGPYRWVRHPMYTGEMLTWLAVLGVSPTWSNLVIVAMLGVVIGVRTRWEERLVAEYDRYRQSTPARFLPGVF, from the coding sequence GTGCGCGCGTTGGATTATCTGGGAGCGTTGTTCGCTGCGGTGCTGGCCGCCGCGGAAGCGCAAAGCGGTGGGGTGCTGGGGGCGCTTGTGGCCGTACAGGCGCTCCTGGCAGGGGTACTTATCCTCGTCCATCGCAAGCCCCAGGCCGAAGCCCCCCTTGGTGTGCGACTGCTGGCCTGGGGGGCGGTGCTGCTCCCGCTGGCTTTGCGGACGGATGGGCGTCGCCCCTTGTGGGCTGTTGGCGTGAGCGCCGCAGGGCTGCTCCTGGCAATCTGGGCAATGGCAAGCCTGGGCGCAGCGTTTGGCGTCGCCCCCGCCGACCGCGGCCTGGTCGTGCGCGGCCCATACCGCTGGGTGCGGCACCCGATGTATACCGGCGAAATGTTGACGTGGCTGGCGGTCTTGGGCGTTTCCCCCACGTGGAGCAACCTCGTGATTGTAGCAATGCTGGGGGTGGTGATAGGCGTGCGAACCCGCTGGGAAGAGCGGCTGGTTGCAGAATACGACCGCTATCGGCAATCCACCCCAGCGCGCTTCTTGCCGGGTGTGTTTTAG
- a CDS encoding CpaF family protein: protein MAGWDAVVQTFPADKQGEVVQQAAAMLGQLSLDEMRNRAALLSRAQNAVRSILNQNGWTASPELVQAMAQQVAARIGGLGFLEPFLAPGEVSEIAITPYGQLWVLRKGAPDFEMVRDDLGLEETWRAVDALLAPLGRAVSEANPSVDAGLPRSETLPGGARIKILHPVIAPGLGFPSVNIRLYEPKPVPPRQLVEWRVAPEPVIMGLVEAVGRGLRLLVIGGTATGKTTVLSALANGIPKTKRVVKIEDPEEIWMNHPHVVTIQARPSPPGSDVPPYTLADGVDDAMRMSPKWLIVGEIRTGDAALALFRAQMSDHPGLSTFHAEGPKEAVHRMGVIMFTDRQVRFEAAKAMFAQAIDVVVQVGWADDEDGVRRRRIIGVWEVSNRELVGGNVKFRRLYANGEEQLGEITVERTVA from the coding sequence ATGGCCGGTTGGGATGCCGTTGTCCAAACTTTCCCTGCTGACAAGCAGGGGGAGGTGGTTCAGCAGGCCGCGGCGATGTTAGGCCAACTCTCGCTGGACGAGATGCGGAACCGCGCGGCTTTGCTGTCACGCGCCCAGAACGCCGTCCGCTCAATCTTGAACCAAAACGGCTGGACGGCTTCTCCCGAATTGGTGCAGGCGATGGCGCAGCAAGTCGCCGCGCGCATCGGCGGTTTGGGCTTCCTGGAGCCATTCCTGGCGCCGGGTGAGGTTTCCGAAATCGCTATCACCCCCTATGGCCAGTTGTGGGTGCTCCGCAAAGGCGCGCCGGATTTCGAGATGGTGCGCGACGACCTCGGCCTGGAAGAAACCTGGCGCGCGGTGGATGCCTTGCTTGCCCCCTTGGGGCGGGCGGTTTCCGAAGCCAATCCCAGCGTGGACGCAGGGTTGCCGCGCTCGGAGACCCTGCCCGGCGGCGCGCGCATCAAAATCCTGCACCCCGTCATTGCGCCGGGGCTGGGGTTTCCCAGCGTCAACATCCGGCTGTACGAACCCAAGCCCGTGCCGCCCCGGCAGTTGGTGGAATGGCGTGTGGCGCCGGAGCCGGTCATCATGGGACTGGTGGAAGCGGTGGGGCGGGGGCTGCGGCTGTTAGTCATTGGCGGCACGGCCACAGGCAAGACGACGGTGCTTTCCGCTCTGGCCAACGGCATTCCCAAAACCAAGCGCGTGGTGAAAATCGAGGACCCAGAAGAGATTTGGATGAACCACCCTCATGTGGTCACCATCCAGGCGCGTCCATCGCCGCCGGGCTCGGACGTGCCGCCGTATACCCTGGCCGACGGTGTGGACGACGCCATGCGGATGTCCCCCAAGTGGCTCATCGTGGGGGAAATCCGCACCGGCGACGCCGCGCTGGCGCTGTTTCGAGCGCAAATGTCCGACCATCCCGGCTTGTCTACCTTCCACGCCGAAGGCCCTAAGGAGGCCGTCCACCGGATGGGCGTCATCATGTTCACCGACCGCCAGGTGCGTTTCGAGGCGGCCAAGGCGATGTTCGCCCAGGCCATCGACGTGGTGGTGCAGGTGGGGTGGGCGGATGACGAAGACGGCGTCCGCCGCAGGCGCATCATCGGCGTGTGGGAGGTGTCCAACCGCGAATTGGTGGGCGGCAACGTCAAGTTCCGGCGGTTGTACGCCAACGGCGAGGAGCAGTTGGGTGAAATCACCGTAGAAAGGACGGTGGCATGA